A region of Pristis pectinata isolate sPriPec2 chromosome 24, sPriPec2.1.pri, whole genome shotgun sequence DNA encodes the following proteins:
- the LOC127582701 gene encoding relaxin-3 receptor 1-like translates to MAMPDRDCYSEDDGVSLSLNKTNQCLEDLLKSLIFHGTEVDNDGSKVIRILISIVYSVVCAMGLIGNLLVLYLLQANKKKSTMTILVMGLAVTDIQFVLTLPFWAVDTAMDFSWPFGRVMCKVVSSVTVMSMYASVFFLAVMSITRYCSVSQSLKMRRRSSTYWDRLTCIFIWGLACVATLPQATYSTTIVLPTEELCITKFPEVHSNPQFWFGVYQALKVLVGFILPLAIISASYLLLLRFVNSKEMSSNNPKRTSRVTKSVTIVVLAFFISWLPNQAITLWSAFIKLNVVHFSVAFYNTQAYIFPVTVCLAHSNSCLNPVLYCLIRREFRVAVRDLVLKVTRVRRIRASQSSGPPGKKRQLPVTISMTRCENPASGVPRRVHKSYRQSQGERDGIGVDIYCSAFITEPKVQSTGPSGNQCRKQSSQ, encoded by the coding sequence ATGGCCATGCCTGACCGAGACTGCTACTCGGAGGACGATGGAGTTTCCCTTTCTTTGAATAAAACTAACCAGTGCCTGGAAGATTTGCTGAAATCGTTGATTTTCCACGGCACCGAGGTGGATAACGACGGCTCCAAGGTCATCAGGATCCTGATCTCCATTGTGTACTCTGTGGTGTGTGCCATGGGGCTGATCGGCAATCTTCTGGTGCTCTACCTCCTGCAGGCCAACAAGAAGAAGTCCACAATGACCATCTTGGTCATGGGCCTGGCTGTGACCGACATCCAGTTCGTGTTGACCCTACCTTTCTGGGCAGTGGATACGGCCATGGACTTCAGTTGGCCTTTCGGCCGTGTCATGTGTAAGGTGGTGTCCTCGGTGACGGTGATGAGCATGTACGCCAGCGTCTTCTTCCTGGCCGTGATGAGCATCACCCGGTACTGCTCGGTGTCCCAGTCGCTGAAGATGAGGAGAAGGTCCTCCACATACTGGGACAGGTTGACCTGCATCTTCATCTGGGGTTTGGCTTGTGTGGCAACGCTCCCCCAGGCCACCTACTCCACCACCATCGTGCTCCCCACCGAAGAGCTGTGCATCACCAAGTTTCCGGAGGTTCACAGCAATCCCCAGTTTTGGTTTGGGGTCTACCAGGCGCTGAAGGTCTTGGTTGGCTTCATCCTTCCCCTCGCCATCATCTCCGCCTCTTACCTCCTGTTGCTGCGTTTCGTCAACAGCAAAGAAATGAGCAGCAATAACCCAAAGAGAACGTCCAGGGTCACCAAATCCGTCACCATCGTGGTGTTGGCCTTCTTCATCAGCTGGTTGCCCAACCAAGCCATCACTCTCTGGAGTGCCTTCATCAAGCTGAACGTGGTCCACTTCAGTGTTGCCTTTTACAACACCCAGGCGTACATCTTCCCTGTAACCGTCTGCCTGGCTCACAGTAACAGCTGTCTCAACCCGGTGCTCTACTGCCTGATCAGGAGAGAGTTCCGGGTAGCTGTCCGCGACCTGGTGCTGAAAGTCACCCGCGTCCGCCGCATCCGCGCGTCCCAGTCGAGCGGGCCGCCCGGCAAGAAGAGGCAGCTGCCGGTCACCATCTCCATGACAAGGTGCGAGAACCCGGCCTCTGGCGTCCCCAGACGTGTCCACAAGTCTTACCGGCAGAGTCAAGGAGAGCGGGATGGGA